The Lacipirellula parvula genome window below encodes:
- a CDS encoding EAL domain-containing protein, producing the protein MKNSPTISPRNDVTWLLTGQLGADQVARTVTIASWPFVIGRSPSVTLTIASPTVSSQHAELRLEDGGLLVRDLGSTNGTFVNGTRVAGEAAVHAGDLLQIAEIVFRVTEQRGYVDCKTIAGDSTDRALAMIQFDKLIAERAVLPHYQPIVEMNSQQTIGFEVLGRSPLFGLKTPHAMFSAAALLDLEGELSRMLRDEGVRSALSLPSNPLVFVNTHPAELEDASLLEKSLRELRAAAPRAALVLEIHEAAATSVPQMRALRQLLTELGMQLAYDDFGAGQARLVELGDAPPDFLKFDIQLVRGIDHASAERQRMLESLVKIVADLGIVSLAEGVETAEEHAVCKGMGFVYGQGFYYGTPASAGTFTTCEARVTPWRL; encoded by the coding sequence ATGAAGAACTCGCCGACTATTTCGCCGCGCAACGACGTGACTTGGCTGCTGACAGGACAGCTGGGAGCGGACCAGGTTGCGCGCACCGTGACGATCGCGAGTTGGCCCTTCGTCATTGGACGCAGCCCCAGCGTGACGCTGACGATTGCCAGCCCGACGGTATCGAGCCAGCATGCCGAGTTGCGTTTGGAAGATGGCGGATTGCTCGTCCGCGATTTGGGAAGCACCAACGGCACCTTCGTCAACGGCACGCGCGTCGCGGGCGAAGCCGCGGTCCATGCCGGAGACCTGTTGCAGATTGCCGAGATCGTGTTCCGCGTAACCGAGCAGCGCGGCTACGTAGATTGCAAAACAATCGCGGGCGACTCGACCGATCGCGCGCTAGCGATGATTCAGTTCGACAAACTCATTGCCGAACGCGCCGTGCTGCCGCACTACCAGCCGATTGTGGAGATGAACAGCCAACAGACGATTGGCTTTGAGGTACTGGGGAGAAGTCCGCTGTTCGGGCTCAAGACGCCGCACGCGATGTTCTCGGCGGCGGCGTTGCTTGATCTTGAGGGCGAACTCAGTCGGATGCTGCGCGACGAAGGGGTCCGTTCAGCCCTGTCGCTGCCCTCCAATCCTTTGGTGTTCGTGAACACCCATCCCGCCGAGTTGGAAGATGCGTCGCTGCTGGAGAAGTCGCTACGCGAACTGCGCGCAGCGGCCCCGCGTGCGGCTCTCGTCTTAGAGATTCACGAAGCCGCGGCGACCAGCGTTCCGCAAATGCGAGCGTTACGGCAGCTACTCACCGAACTCGGCATGCAACTCGCTTACGACGACTTCGGCGCCGGGCAAGCAAGGTTGGTGGAACTCGGCGACGCCCCGCCCGATTTTCTCAAGTTCGACATCCAGCTGGTGCGCGGGATCGACCACGCGAGCGCCGAACGGCAAAGAATGCTGGAAAGTTTAGTGAAGATTGTCGCCGATCTCGGCATCGTCAGCCTGGCCGAAGGCGTCGAGACGGCTGAAGAGCACGCCGTCTGCAAGGGCATGGGCTTCGTTTACGGCCAAGGGTTCTACTACGGCACGCCCGCATCGGCCGGGACGTTCACGACGTGCGAGGCCCGCGTCACGCCCTGGCGACTATAG
- a CDS encoding endonuclease/exonuclease/phosphatase family protein → MKPWSLIVTVALSFVASAAWAQPAIAPEEGRPVVMWEDARPLVGQVAYVCGKVIGVPTVGKITFINFDAQRPVRFAGVIFSDKLTNFPKPPSEMYNGKIVKIRGTVSMFKDQPQIVVTSPEQIEILDSMPKTTKPKQNAAIASKPGEVVVAAYNILNLFDEHDDPYKEDEGTPAKPRAQLEHLAASIRALNADVIAVEEVENRFYLERFVNTFLPEMGYRDVVLFEGNDGRGIDVGLISRIPVGEVRSRRHLRFEGHDGGEARFNRDVLAVTLEPKDAKPFEVWVVHLKSNSGGREAAEPIRLAEAREVRRLLDADLAENPEARIIVTGDFNDTPESATLQTIVGNGDKALWSAGSDQQDPEAVTYNTGQYRSVIDFILCSPAMQKQYIKGSLRMPQGSIESSGSDHNPISATFKLN, encoded by the coding sequence ATGAAGCCGTGGTCGTTAATTGTCACCGTCGCCCTGTCGTTCGTTGCCTCTGCGGCATGGGCTCAGCCCGCGATTGCTCCCGAAGAAGGCCGCCCTGTCGTCATGTGGGAAGACGCGCGGCCGTTAGTCGGACAGGTCGCGTACGTTTGCGGCAAAGTGATCGGCGTGCCGACCGTCGGCAAGATCACCTTCATCAACTTCGACGCGCAGCGGCCCGTTCGCTTTGCCGGCGTGATCTTCTCAGACAAGTTGACGAATTTCCCGAAGCCCCCCAGCGAAATGTACAACGGCAAGATCGTCAAAATCCGCGGCACGGTTTCGATGTTCAAGGACCAACCGCAGATTGTGGTGACGAGTCCCGAGCAGATTGAGATCCTCGACTCGATGCCGAAGACGACGAAGCCGAAGCAAAACGCGGCGATCGCTTCGAAGCCAGGCGAAGTCGTCGTGGCGGCGTATAACATTCTCAATCTGTTCGACGAGCATGACGACCCCTACAAGGAAGATGAGGGCACGCCAGCCAAGCCACGCGCTCAATTGGAGCACTTGGCGGCAAGCATTCGTGCACTCAACGCCGACGTGATCGCCGTCGAGGAAGTCGAGAATCGGTTTTACTTGGAACGGTTCGTCAATACGTTCCTGCCCGAGATGGGCTACCGCGACGTGGTGCTGTTCGAAGGCAACGACGGCCGCGGCATCGACGTCGGATTAATTTCGCGCATCCCCGTCGGCGAAGTCCGTTCGCGGCGTCATCTGCGCTTCGAGGGACACGACGGCGGCGAAGCTCGCTTCAATCGCGATGTGCTGGCGGTGACGCTCGAACCAAAGGATGCGAAGCCGTTTGAGGTGTGGGTCGTTCACTTGAAGAGCAACTCGGGCGGCCGAGAGGCGGCCGAACCAATCCGGCTTGCCGAAGCCCGCGAAGTCCGCCGTTTGCTCGACGCAGATCTGGCCGAGAATCCCGAGGCCCGCATCATCGTCACCGGCGACTTCAACGACACGCCGGAGAGCGCCACGCTGCAGACGATCGTCGGCAACGGCGATAAGGCGCTCTGGTCGGCGGGCAGCGACCAGCAAGACCCCGAAGCGGTGACCTACAACACGGGCCAGTACCGCTCGGTCATCGACTTCATTCTCTGCTCGCCCGCGATGCAAAAGCAGTACATCAAGGGCTCGCTCCGCATGCCGCAAGGTTCGATCGAATCGAGCGGTTCGGATCACAATCCGATCTCGGCGACGTTCAAGCTGAACTGA
- a CDS encoding GH25 family lysozyme, which produces MRFSVRLLSAACAVLAVHVVHSTCHAQYTYGIDVSNYQSSANWTSLKNAGTMFAFVKATEGVDFIDASFTKHMTNASNAGVYVGPYHFGRINSNTSNPNDAIDEANDFVDAIAPYYQQPGRFLRPVLDVENTPGLSTTAANKAYISEWVRDFIGVVQDRLGMDPIIYCNTSYASTYFTTDLTQYDLWVANYNYAPPAIPPASIDGVWNGWDLWQYTDSGAVSGITGGVDRDVYQGTMDEFLTQFLAVPPTGDFNKDGSVDGNDFLIWQRNLGRTSGVSLATGDANGDKLVNDADLQIWKTGFSGAAAVASVAAVPEPATMALAMAAGLAMLNLRRRRM; this is translated from the coding sequence ATGCGTTTTTCGGTCCGCCTGTTGTCAGCCGCTTGCGCCGTCCTCGCCGTTCATGTAGTCCATAGCACCTGCCACGCGCAGTACACCTATGGAATCGACGTCTCCAACTATCAGTCGAGTGCGAACTGGACCTCGCTGAAAAACGCGGGCACGATGTTCGCCTTCGTCAAGGCGACCGAAGGCGTTGATTTCATCGACGCCAGCTTCACGAAGCACATGACAAACGCCAGTAACGCAGGCGTTTACGTCGGTCCTTACCACTTCGGGCGCATCAACAGCAACACGTCGAATCCCAACGACGCGATTGACGAGGCCAATGATTTCGTTGACGCGATTGCACCGTACTATCAGCAGCCAGGACGGTTCTTAAGACCGGTGCTCGACGTCGAAAATACTCCCGGCTTGAGTACGACCGCCGCGAACAAAGCGTACATCTCCGAATGGGTGCGAGATTTTATCGGAGTGGTGCAGGACCGGCTGGGAATGGATCCAATTATCTATTGCAATACCAGCTACGCCTCGACTTACTTCACGACGGATCTTACGCAGTACGATCTTTGGGTCGCCAACTACAACTACGCCCCGCCCGCCATTCCGCCCGCCTCGATCGACGGCGTTTGGAACGGCTGGGATCTCTGGCAGTACACCGACTCGGGCGCCGTTTCCGGAATTACGGGCGGCGTGGATCGCGACGTCTACCAAGGCACGATGGATGAGTTTCTGACGCAATTTCTCGCTGTGCCGCCGACCGGCGACTTCAACAAGGATGGCAGCGTCGATGGCAATGATTTCCTTATCTGGCAACGCAATTTGGGACGCACCTCGGGAGTGTCGCTCGCCACCGGCGATGCGAACGGCGACAAACTGGTGAACGACGCCGATCTCCAAATTTGGAAGACCGGATTCAGCGGAGCGGCGGCCGTTGCCAGCGTGGCGGCGGTTCCCGAACCGGCGACAATGGCCTTGGCGATGGCCGCGGGTCTGGCGATGCTGAATCTCCGCCGTCGCAGAATGTAG
- a CDS encoding SGNH/GDSL hydrolase family protein — protein sequence MPHEESLSPRSALSRRHFAAIGAATLAAAHGLQGRAQGAEATGGSPLKPGITLLFQGDSITDAGRSREAAGEANSQPALGNGYAWLAASQLLVDRPGDGIKIFNRGISGNKVPNLDERWQADCVDLKPNVLSILIGVNDIWRTFDRGEKGTAEIYEEGYHALIKKTKAALPDTTLVICEPFVLKCGAVTDAWFPKFDGYRTAAKRVAEQAGAIFVPFQTMFDEASKIAPPERWAGDGVHPSADGAALMAHTWRRVVDGGGV from the coding sequence ATGCCGCACGAAGAATCACTCAGCCCGCGCTCCGCGCTTTCTCGCCGTCACTTCGCCGCCATTGGGGCCGCGACGCTTGCCGCGGCCCACGGCCTGCAAGGCCGCGCGCAAGGAGCGGAAGCTACCGGCGGCTCGCCGTTGAAGCCCGGTATCACGCTCCTTTTCCAGGGCGACTCGATTACCGACGCCGGCCGCAGTCGCGAAGCGGCGGGCGAGGCGAACTCGCAGCCCGCTCTTGGCAACGGCTACGCTTGGCTGGCCGCATCGCAGTTGCTCGTCGATCGCCCTGGCGATGGCATCAAAATCTTCAATCGGGGTATCAGCGGCAACAAGGTGCCCAACCTCGACGAACGCTGGCAGGCCGACTGCGTCGACCTGAAGCCGAACGTGCTGAGTATCCTCATTGGCGTCAACGACATATGGCGGACGTTCGACCGGGGCGAGAAGGGGACCGCTGAGATCTACGAAGAGGGGTACCACGCCCTTATCAAGAAGACGAAAGCAGCGCTCCCCGACACGACGCTCGTCATCTGCGAACCATTCGTCTTGAAGTGCGGCGCCGTCACCGACGCGTGGTTTCCGAAGTTCGACGGCTACCGCACCGCGGCCAAACGCGTCGCCGAACAAGCCGGGGCGATCTTCGTGCCGTTCCAGACGATGTTCGACGAAGCGTCGAAGATCGCACCTCCAGAACGCTGGGCCGGCGACGGCGTCCATCCCTCGGCCGACGGCGCGGCCCTGATGGCGCACACTTGGCGCCGCGTCGTCGACGGCGGCGGGGTGTGA